The following proteins come from a genomic window of Edaphobacter sp. 4G125:
- a CDS encoding SRPBCC family protein — MPTNETGKLKVAARGDREVVMTREFQAPRKLVFDAWTKPELLSRWLAGPSGWTMTVCTIDLKVGGAYRYEWTHDNGQKMGMGGVYREVIPHERISATEQFDEAWYPGSAVVTTVLTEKNGITTVESTVTYSSQETRDTVLRSPMESGVAASYDRLEKLLETNFA, encoded by the coding sequence ATGCCGACGAATGAGACAGGGAAGTTGAAGGTCGCTGCAAGAGGTGACCGCGAGGTCGTGATGACGCGGGAGTTTCAGGCACCGCGGAAGTTGGTTTTCGATGCATGGACCAAGCCCGAGCTGCTGAGTCGATGGCTGGCGGGCCCTTCGGGATGGACGATGACCGTATGCACCATCGATCTGAAGGTTGGAGGTGCTTACCGTTACGAGTGGACCCACGACAACGGCCAGAAGATGGGAATGGGTGGCGTTTATCGCGAGGTTATTCCGCATGAACGGATATCGGCGACGGAGCAATTCGATGAAGCATGGTATCCGGGCAGCGCGGTTGTTACGACTGTTCTTACGGAGAAGAACGGCATCACGACGGTAGAGAGCACCGTGACCTACTCCTCGCAGGAGACGCGCGATACGGTTCTGCGTTCCCCGATGGAGAGTGGAGTTGCGGCCAGCTACGACCGGTTGGAGAAGTTGCTCGAGACGAATTTTGCTTAA
- a CDS encoding GyrI-like domain-containing protein, translating into MNLTIEPEIVTQPTTHYVFIEKIGPFLNTAAQAWQELHHLEPAISKHNKISGAMALYKIGPKVYRAGFLLAAAPEQLPPDVQSIQFGGGKYSRFVLTGSYSNLPEASGRVWSIVGEKKIPLRDDFTIEHYTNDPKTTPEDKLVTEILIPTA; encoded by the coding sequence ATGAACCTTACAATCGAACCGGAGATTGTTACGCAGCCCACAACCCACTATGTTTTCATTGAAAAGATAGGTCCGTTTTTAAACACTGCGGCACAGGCCTGGCAAGAGCTGCATCATCTTGAACCTGCCATCTCAAAGCACAACAAAATCAGCGGAGCGATGGCTCTCTATAAGATCGGGCCGAAGGTCTATCGCGCTGGCTTTCTGCTTGCCGCCGCACCAGAGCAGCTGCCACCAGATGTGCAATCGATACAGTTCGGCGGTGGGAAGTATAGCCGGTTCGTTTTGACGGGATCTTATTCCAATCTGCCAGAGGCCTCCGGGCGTGTGTGGTCGATTGTTGGTGAGAAGAAGATTCCACTACGCGATGACTTCACCATCGAACACTATACGAATGATCCCAAGACGACGCCCGAAGACAAGTTGGTGACAGAGATTCTTATTCCAACTGCGTAG
- a CDS encoding ArsR/SmtB family transcription factor: MSYGIQFAAPTSPNLDAIFAALADPTRRAIVARLAEGEASVAELVEPFAMSQPAISKHLKVLERAGLVSRGRDAQKRPCRLEAQPLAEASEWLERYREVWEQNFARLDLLLEELKAEDSRMRNTKTRQKRRHHKAK; encoded by the coding sequence ATGAGTTATGGTATTCAGTTCGCTGCACCGACTTCTCCGAATTTGGATGCAATCTTTGCGGCATTAGCCGATCCAACACGGAGAGCGATTGTCGCTCGTTTGGCAGAAGGTGAAGCCTCGGTGGCGGAGCTGGTTGAGCCATTCGCAATGAGCCAGCCGGCGATCTCCAAGCATTTGAAGGTGCTGGAGCGTGCAGGGTTGGTTTCGCGGGGACGGGATGCTCAGAAGAGGCCGTGCCGACTTGAGGCGCAGCCTCTCGCTGAGGCAAGCGAGTGGCTGGAGCGCTATCGCGAAGTATGGGAACAAAATTTTGCCCGTCTGGATCTCTTGCTGGAAGAGTTGAAGGCCGAAGACAGCCGAATGAGGAATACGAAAACACGGCAGAAGAGAAGACATCATAAAGCGAAATGA